AAGAGCATGAAAACCGCGTTCAAATGGCTTGAGGAGCCCTTCCCGCGCGTCTGGGAACTTTCTTTTTATTCCGTTCTCCTCCACGACCTCGGCAAGTGCGCGAGCGGTTTTCAGAGGAATCCAAGGGAATGGGGCTACCGACACGAGGTTCTCTCGGCACCTTTCGCCTCTTTCCTCGATCTTCCCGAGGACGAGAGAAACCTCATTGCACTCGCAATCCTCACCCACCATCGAACCCTCGACGAGCTTGAGGAGATACTGCCCAGCGGGGAACACCGCGGGGGGTTCGAGGATAAAGTTGAGGAACTCTTTCAGAACAGGGACTACATCGAGGGGATTTTCTTCGAGCGAGTTCCCTACTGGGAGCTGTATTTCTTTGGAAGAAGGCTAGAGCTTTTTAATCCGCCCAAAGACTGGTCGGAGCGCGTCCGGGGCTACGATTTCGACGCTCTTATTAGCTGGTACGAGCGGAACGTGGAGAGATACAGGGAGGAACTGGTCTATCTGAGGGGTCTTCTCAACGCCTCTGATCATCTCGCATCTGCGGGAGAGCTTGAGGTACGTCTTCTGCCTGACATCAGAACGGCGGTTGAGCTTCGGATTCCGGAGGAGCGCTGGAGGCCCCTGCAGAGGGCGGCATGGAACACCGAAGGAAACCTCCTCCTGAGGGCCCCCACGGGCTACGGCAAGACCGAGGCTTCCCTCCTGTGGGCCGACAGGAACGCCCAAAGAACGAGGAAGGGCCTGTCGAGCAGGATATTCTACGTGCTCCCCTACAAGGCCAGCATTAACGCGATGCACTCGAGGTTACTCGGTCTTTTCAAGGACCCCGCGCTCGTCGGCGTTCTCCACAGCTCCTCGGGCTTCTACCTCTACTCTTCGGAGCTGGAATACAGGCGCCTGTCTTCCCTCTACAGGAAGATTTACACGCCCCTCAAGGTCACGACGCCTTTCCAGCTCATGAAACCCTTCTTCGGCGTCGGCTTCTTCGAGATGGGTCTCACCGAGCTGACAGGCTCGCTCCTGATCTTCGATGAAATCCACGCCTACGAGCCCAACGTCCTCGGCATAATCCTGGCGATCCTCGAGCTACTGAAGGGGAGACGGACAAAGGCAATGGTCATGACCGCGACCCTGCCGGAGTTCCTTGAGAGGCTAATCGAGGAAACGATAAAACCAAGGAAGCTTCAGGCTCCGCCGGAGGAGGCGGACCGTTTCACGAGGCACAGGATAAACGTCGTCGACGGCTCGATGGAGAGCATAGAGGAGCTAATCGAGGAACTCAAACCCGAGGACGGACCGGCCTTGGTGGCATGCAACACGGTATCAAGGGCTGTGGAGGTTTACTCACGCCTCAGGGACGATTACAGCGCGATGCTCCTCCACAGTCGCTTCACGTACGGTGACAGGGAGGAGAAGGAGAAAAAGCTCCTGTCGAACCTCAACGACTTCGACGTGGTCGTTGCCACCCAGGTGGTGGAGGTCTCGATCGACGTGAGCTTTTCCACGATTATCACCGAACCGGCACCGTTAGATGCCCTGATCCAGCGCTTCGGTAGGGTAAACAGGAGGGGTTTTGGGAACCCGAGGAACGTTTACGTCCTAACCGAGGGCGGGGAGGGGGATAAACGCATCTACCCACCCGAAGTCGTCAGGAGGAGCCTGGGGCTGCTGAAGGAGCTTGACGGGAAGCCCCTGCCCGAGTCAAAGGTTCCGGAGCTTGTGACGCTGGCTTACGAACCGCTCGCGGACAGGCTCAGGGGGGAGGTTTTGGAGTACAAGGCCCAGGCGCTCGAACTCTTTGAGGCCCTGATGCCCCTGAGGAGTGGCGAAAACGAGCGCAGGTTCTACGAGATGTTCAGGGGGCTGGAGGCGATACCCGGCGCTTACCAGGACGCTGTTCTGGAGCTGCTCACCAGGAAACGTTACATGGAAGTTCACCGCTACCTCGTCCCGATTCCCCTGTGGCTCTTCATGAGCGAAAGCGACGCCTTCCACAGGCTCAGCTCAACGGGGCCCGGAAAACACATCATCGTCGCGGAGCTTGAGTACAATCAAGAACTCGGCCTTCTGAGAGAACCTTCGGGCGGTGAGGTGCTGTGAATTACACCCCGAACTATAACAGTTCGAACCATAAAATTCGTTATACCAATGAGTATAACCCGGCCACCTATCCCCTCGACGAACTCCTCATCACCGGCACAGAGATAAACTACCTCTTCATCTGCCCCACCAAGCTCTGGTACTTCGCTAAGGGCATCACGATGGAACAGGAAAGCGAGTGGGTCGATTTGGGAAGATTCCTCCACGAGCAACGCTACGCCAACGAGGAGAAGGAAGTTCAGGTCGGGAGAATAAAGATCGACTTTATTCGCAGGGGCGACGTCATAGAGATACACGAGGTTAAACTCGGC
This Thermococcus cleftensis DNA region includes the following protein-coding sequences:
- the cas4 gene encoding CRISPR-associated protein Cas4; amino-acid sequence: MNYTPNYNSSNHKIRYTNEYNPATYPLDELLITGTEINYLFICPTKLWYFAKGITMEQESEWVDLGRFLHEQRYANEEKEVQVGRIKIDFIRRGDVIEIHEVKLGRSMEKAHEMQALYYLYYLKRLGIKAKAVLHYPKLNETKEVTLDGRENEIKAAIEDVERIKSLPVPPKPVKSKKCLKCAYYELCWI
- a CDS encoding CRISPR-associated helicase/endonuclease Cas3 yields the protein MRPCYAKFLPHDFLECHTNDAINVLKSMKTAFKWLEEPFPRVWELSFYSVLLHDLGKCASGFQRNPREWGYRHEVLSAPFASFLDLPEDERNLIALAILTHHRTLDELEEILPSGEHRGGFEDKVEELFQNRDYIEGIFFERVPYWELYFFGRRLELFNPPKDWSERVRGYDFDALISWYERNVERYREELVYLRGLLNASDHLASAGELEVRLLPDIRTAVELRIPEERWRPLQRAAWNTEGNLLLRAPTGYGKTEASLLWADRNAQRTRKGLSSRIFYVLPYKASINAMHSRLLGLFKDPALVGVLHSSSGFYLYSSELEYRRLSSLYRKIYTPLKVTTPFQLMKPFFGVGFFEMGLTELTGSLLIFDEIHAYEPNVLGIILAILELLKGRRTKAMVMTATLPEFLERLIEETIKPRKLQAPPEEADRFTRHRINVVDGSMESIEELIEELKPEDGPALVACNTVSRAVEVYSRLRDDYSAMLLHSRFTYGDREEKEKKLLSNLNDFDVVVATQVVEVSIDVSFSTIITEPAPLDALIQRFGRVNRRGFGNPRNVYVLTEGGEGDKRIYPPEVVRRSLGLLKELDGKPLPESKVPELVTLAYEPLADRLRGEVLEYKAQALELFEALMPLRSGENERRFYEMFRGLEAIPGAYQDAVLELLTRKRYMEVHRYLVPIPLWLFMSESDAFHRLSSTGPGKHIIVAELEYNQELGLLREPSGGEVL